The DNA sequence GGACCTGCTGCGGACCGGATCGTGGTGGAGAGGACCGAGCGCGGAGGGGCGGGGCCGTTGTCACCCGGCGCGTTGTTCCATATTATGGAACCCGCTTCCACGGTTCGCAACCTACAATAACAGAGGCATGCTGCACAAGGCAATGGAGGTCCTGCACCTCTTCACCCCGCTGCGCAAGGAGGTGGGGGTCACCGAGGCGGCGGAGCTCCTGGGCCGCCCCAAGAGCACGGTCTCGCGCTGGCTGAGCGCCATGGACGAGGCCGGGTTCCTGGACCGCGACGCGGACAGCGGCCGCTACCGGGTCTCGCTGCAGGTCACGGCGGTGGGCGAGATGGCCAAGCGGTCCACCTCCCTGCAGCAGGTGGCGCGTCCGGCGCTCCAGCGCCTCACCACCGCGACGGGGGAGACCGCGAACCTGGTGGTGCTGGTGGGGACGGAGGGGGTGAACATCGAGGCGGCGGAGAGCCCGCGCCCGGTGATGCACATGGGGATGGTGGGGCGCCGCTTCCCCGTGAACGCGAGCGCCGCCTGCAAGGCGATCCTCGCCTGGATGGAGGAGGCCGAGGTGCGCGCCTTCCTCCCCGACCCGCTCCCCCGCTGCACCCCGGCCACCGTCGCCGACCCGGACCGCCTGGTGGCGGAGCTGGCCGAGGTGCGGCGGCAGGGGTACGCGGTCAACTGGCAGGAGCTGGAGGAGGACCTGGTGGCCGTGGCGGCGCCGGTGCGCGACCACCGGGGGAAGGTGGTCGCCGCCGTTTCCATTTCCGCCCCGGTGTCCCGGGCCCCGCGCGAGTCGCTCCCGGAGCTGGGCGGCCACGTGGCCGAGGCCGCCCGCGCTCTCTCCGCCGACCTGGGGTGGCGGTGAGAAGGCCCGGGAGGGGGTCCTATCTCCCCGCCGCCCCAGCCTCCAGGTAGTCCAGGAGCAGGCTCGACATGACCCGCATCCCCACGGGGATGGAGGCGTCATCAGCCATGAAGGTGGGGGTGTGGTGCCCGCCGGAGACCGTCCCCGGCTTCACGGTGCCCAGCCGGTAGAAGAATCCCGGCACCACCCTGGCGAAGAAGGAGAAGTCCTCCGCGCCCGTGGTGGGCTCCACCGGGACCACGTTGCCGCTCCCGGCGACCCGCTCCAGCGTCGGCCGCATCCGCGCGGCGAGCGCGGTGTCGTTCACCGTCACCGGGTAGGCGCGGTTGAACTCCAGCGCGTACGAGCCGCCGCCCGCGCGGGTGGTCCCCTCGAAGATCTCGCGCATCCGGCGCTCCACCTCGTCCTGCACCGCCGGGTCGAAGGTGCGGATGGTCCCCTCCAGCT is a window from the Longimicrobiaceae bacterium genome containing:
- a CDS encoding IclR family transcriptional regulator, coding for MLHKAMEVLHLFTPLRKEVGVTEAAELLGRPKSTVSRWLSAMDEAGFLDRDADSGRYRVSLQVTAVGEMAKRSTSLQQVARPALQRLTTATGETANLVVLVGTEGVNIEAAESPRPVMHMGMVGRRFPVNASAACKAILAWMEEAEVRAFLPDPLPRCTPATVADPDRLVAELAEVRRQGYAVNWQELEEDLVAVAAPVRDHRGKVVAAVSISAPVSRAPRESLPELGGHVAEAARALSADLGWR